The following coding sequences are from one Myxococcales bacterium window:
- a CDS encoding Na(+)-translocating NADH-quinone reductase subunit A, with amino-acid sequence MPIHRIRKGLDLPISGAPRQETAGTVQVRTVALVADDYPGMKPRMIVKEGDMVKRGQALFEDRKTPGVFFTAPAAGTVEAINRGARRVLQSVVIKLNDQELSGDPDAGNFEAFPSFTGWPVSELSRAQVVALLTESGLWTALRARPFSRIPSPTTTPHAIFVNGMDTNPLAAQPEVVVRGREDDFAVGLAAIAKLSDGKTHLCVAPNSPLKAAARAAIETHEFEGPHPAGTSGVHIHTIAPVGRNRTAWWLGYQDVLAIGHLVKTGRLDGHVVVSVAGPPVQNPRLVRTRAGANLADLIDATKVLAGGLRAISGDAPDVRVISGSVLSGKRAQGAVFGYLGRYHMQVSLLTEGRERKFLGWMTPGGRRFSIFPVFVSRLFGGRKFDLDTDTNGSPRAMVPIGMYEEVMPMDILPTFLLRSLMVGDIEQAEKLGVLELDEEDLALCTFVCPGKVDYGPVLRANLEKIYAEG; translated from the coding sequence ATGCCAATTCACCGAATCCGAAAAGGCCTCGATTTGCCCATCTCGGGCGCCCCTCGCCAGGAGACGGCGGGAACGGTACAAGTGCGCACCGTGGCCCTCGTCGCCGACGACTACCCGGGCATGAAGCCCCGCATGATCGTCAAAGAGGGCGACATGGTGAAGCGGGGTCAGGCGCTGTTCGAGGATCGCAAGACCCCCGGCGTGTTCTTTACTGCCCCCGCCGCGGGTACGGTCGAGGCCATCAACCGGGGCGCGCGCCGCGTGCTCCAGTCCGTGGTCATCAAGCTGAACGACCAGGAACTCTCCGGAGACCCCGATGCCGGGAACTTCGAAGCCTTCCCCAGCTTCACCGGATGGCCCGTGTCAGAGCTTTCCCGTGCGCAGGTGGTCGCGCTGCTCACCGAGTCCGGCCTGTGGACGGCCCTGCGGGCCCGGCCCTTCTCGCGCATTCCGTCGCCGACCACCACGCCTCACGCCATCTTCGTGAACGGCATGGACACCAACCCCCTCGCGGCGCAGCCCGAGGTGGTGGTCAGGGGCCGCGAAGACGACTTCGCCGTGGGGTTGGCTGCCATCGCCAAGCTGAGTGACGGGAAAACGCATCTGTGTGTGGCCCCGAACTCCCCCCTCAAGGCCGCGGCCCGGGCGGCCATCGAGACCCACGAATTCGAAGGGCCTCACCCCGCGGGGACGAGCGGCGTGCACATTCACACCATCGCGCCGGTAGGACGCAACCGGACGGCGTGGTGGCTCGGTTACCAGGACGTGCTGGCCATCGGCCACCTCGTCAAGACCGGCAGGCTCGACGGCCACGTGGTCGTTTCGGTGGCAGGTCCGCCGGTTCAAAATCCGCGCCTCGTCAGAACGCGGGCCGGGGCCAATTTGGCTGACCTCATCGACGCCACGAAGGTGCTCGCGGGTGGCCTGCGCGCCATTTCGGGTGACGCTCCGGACGTGCGCGTGATCTCCGGCTCGGTGCTCTCCGGCAAGCGCGCCCAGGGGGCCGTGTTCGGCTACCTCGGCCGCTACCACATGCAGGTGAGCCTTCTCACCGAAGGGCGCGAGCGGAAATTCCTCGGCTGGATGACGCCGGGTGGTCGCAGATTCTCGATCTTCCCCGTGTTCGTTTCCAGGCTGTTTGGCGGCCGCAAGTTCGACCTCGACACCGACACCAACGGCTCTCCCCGCGCGATGGTGCCGATCGGCATGTACGAAGAGGTCATGCCCATGGACATCCTGCCCACGTTTTTGCTGCGCTCCTTGATGGTGGGCGACATCGAACAGGCGGAGAAGCTCGGTGTCTTGGAGCTCGACGAAGAGGACCTTGCGCTGTGCACCTTCGTGTGTCCCGGCAAGGTCGATTACGGCCCCGTGCTGCGGGCCAACCTCGAGAAGATTTACGCCGAGGGCTGA
- the lysA gene encoding diaminopimelate decarboxylase, which yields MLDLSRYPLSRLADQIGTPFYLYDSQVLRASLGQLTQLVQGKHLACRYAMKANSARKVLETVREAGLWIDAVSGNEVLRALAAGFAAGSEPPAVMLTTDVFRDNALTAVLEHHVLPNVGSPGMVNELRGAGYRGPIGLRVNPGFGHGHVKSCDTGGPSSKHGIWPDQLEAVLTAATDAKLPVVTLHAHVGTGPELREFDANMRRLVAFMAPWLKRFPDVNAVNLGGGIPHPYRPGKPAYDLDAWYRPVLEDAVRLLAEEAGRPIRVEIEPGRYPVAGMGLLVARVKDIKETRTNDKGPGHKFVMVDAGFSDLVRPAMYGSYHHISIVGRGAGRAEEPLVVAGPLCESGDVFTRDDRELLDPRLLPLPDEGDLLVLHDAGAYGMAMSSNYVSQGRPPQVWWEDGQATLISRRETVDDVVKAECAEPL from the coding sequence ATGCTCGACCTTTCCCGTTACCCCTTGAGCCGCCTGGCCGACCAGATCGGGACGCCGTTTTATCTCTACGACAGCCAGGTTCTCCGTGCGTCGCTCGGGCAGCTGACGCAACTCGTGCAGGGCAAACATCTCGCCTGTCGGTACGCCATGAAGGCAAACTCGGCGCGCAAAGTGCTCGAAACGGTGCGCGAGGCGGGTTTGTGGATCGACGCGGTCAGCGGCAACGAGGTGCTCCGCGCCTTGGCGGCGGGCTTTGCGGCGGGCTCCGAGCCGCCTGCCGTCATGCTCACCACGGACGTGTTTCGCGACAACGCGCTCACGGCGGTGCTCGAACATCACGTGTTGCCGAACGTGGGCTCGCCCGGCATGGTGAACGAGCTGCGAGGGGCAGGCTACCGGGGCCCGATCGGCCTGCGTGTGAACCCAGGCTTCGGGCACGGGCACGTGAAGTCGTGCGACACGGGAGGGCCTTCCTCCAAGCACGGCATCTGGCCTGACCAGCTGGAGGCGGTGCTCACCGCCGCCACGGACGCAAAGCTCCCGGTGGTCACCCTGCACGCCCACGTGGGCACGGGCCCCGAGCTGCGGGAGTTCGACGCGAACATGAGGCGCCTGGTGGCGTTCATGGCGCCCTGGTTGAAACGCTTTCCCGACGTGAACGCCGTCAATCTGGGCGGGGGCATTCCTCACCCCTACCGCCCCGGTAAGCCGGCCTATGACCTCGATGCCTGGTACCGTCCCGTGCTCGAGGACGCCGTGCGCCTGCTGGCAGAGGAGGCAGGGCGCCCGATTCGGGTCGAGATCGAGCCGGGCCGCTATCCGGTGGCGGGCATGGGGCTCCTGGTGGCCCGCGTCAAGGACATCAAGGAGACGCGCACGAACGACAAGGGCCCGGGGCACAAGTTCGTGATGGTGGACGCCGGATTCTCCGACCTGGTGCGGCCCGCCATGTACGGGTCGTACCACCACATCTCGATCGTGGGCCGCGGGGCCGGCCGGGCCGAGGAGCCTTTGGTGGTGGCCGGGCCGTTGTGTGAAAGCGGTGACGTGTTCACGCGCGACGATCGCGAGCTCCTGGATCCCCGCCTGTTGCCTCTGCCCGACGAAGGCGACCTCTTGGTCCTGCACGACGCGGGCGCTTATGGCATGGCCATGAGCTCAAACTACGTGTCTCAGGGCCGACCACCCCAGGTGTGGTGGGAGGACGGCCAGGCCACGCTCATCTCGCGCCGTGAGACCGTGGACGACGTGGTGAAGGCCGAGTGTGCCGAGCCCTTGTGA
- a CDS encoding response regulator: MYDKVLVVDDEPEVIEGLKVALRKEPYEVIGAHSAAEARVILSREPVGAIVVDERMPGQSGSEFLAELAKEQPHLPKIMLTGHADLQVAVRSINEGRVFRLLQKPCETDELAMAIRDALRKHAVKSVTQRLVHLSRRQAVLVEELDRESAGSTDPGLTGLMSTQEMPSVAVSDDEADPVAMLSPEESANLSRREKEILRAMVAGKKPRELAHMFFISVHTARNHVKAIYRKLGVHSQGELIAKVLRAPGRVKFRPAS; the protein is encoded by the coding sequence ATGTACGACAAAGTCCTGGTGGTGGATGACGAGCCCGAGGTGATCGAGGGCTTGAAGGTCGCGCTGAGAAAAGAGCCCTACGAAGTGATCGGGGCGCACTCGGCGGCTGAAGCCCGAGTGATTCTGTCACGGGAGCCGGTGGGGGCCATCGTGGTGGACGAGCGCATGCCCGGGCAGTCGGGCAGCGAGTTTCTGGCCGAGCTGGCCAAAGAACAACCTCACCTGCCCAAGATCATGCTGACGGGCCACGCGGATCTTCAGGTTGCCGTGAGAAGCATCAACGAAGGGCGCGTGTTTCGGCTGCTGCAGAAACCATGCGAGACCGACGAGCTGGCCATGGCCATTCGGGATGCGCTTCGCAAGCATGCCGTCAAATCCGTGACACAAAGGCTCGTTCACCTCTCGCGGCGCCAAGCCGTGTTGGTTGAGGAGCTCGACCGTGAGAGCGCGGGCTCGACGGACCCCGGCCTGACGGGGCTCATGAGCACGCAGGAGATGCCCTCGGTGGCGGTGTCCGACGACGAAGCGGACCCCGTGGCCATGTTGAGCCCCGAAGAATCAGCCAATTTGTCGCGCCGAGAAAAAGAGATCTTGCGCGCCATGGTCGCCGGGAAGAAGCCCCGCGAGCTGGCCCACATGTTCTTCATCAGCGTGCACACCGCCCGGAACCACGTCAAAGCGATCTACCGCAAGCTCGGGGTTCACTCTCAAGGAGAACTCATCGCCAAGGTGCTGAGGGCTCCCGGACGGGTCAAGTTCCGCCCGGCCTCCTGA
- a CDS encoding SUMF1/EgtB/PvdO family nonheme iron enzyme, with the protein MNRLVFLCSAFALFAGCEVRSFPFFAETPDGAPTPQPRPDGGLREGGPVLPPPPDGASLETGAPEAGTICQPSAELCNGADDDCDGLIDEDFDFNTDDSHCGRCGNACALLNGAARCSVGRCRLSACNPGFVDLDRLEINGCECALTAGGQELCDGVDNDCDGLIDEDFDLEADPLNCGGCGRACAFANAGALCENARCVRQACVPGFVDLDGAPQNGCEYACTPSAGGLDACDGQDNDCDGATDESDPLAGRACFPTGIVGCDPGSGACGGGCALGTWACLPGGLVCQNAKLPEPDVCDGQDNDCDGATDEDFDLQNDPRFCGACTNACALPNAINGCAAGACRVAFCKAGFVDLDAAPDNGCEYACSPDGPEVCDGRDNDCNGKTDEADPGLRFPPENFCLQTGECGKGQGGSTRYPGFGSYPVCTTAGDGTAPDWYCNYPASVELFAPNQVLGQETWCDGLDNDCDAETDEHTQPRVGTTCKDEGLGACQKDGVLRCQADRLLRPACDVSAAPDHVVVHESCDGLDNDCDGLTDEPWDNPQGSSLPACQGAPCLGVRDDVIHVTTGGNDYFIHRFEASRPDATADDPGKLDGRACALGPAHLPWTSVSYDRALAACEGAGMRLCRTTRQSACSSSAPTADEWGFACAAGLICPAPTVQPYPYGCGYTPNACNGLDAARASAAPVGAFAACAGPDLGGGARAFDLSGNVAEWTTDCRGVLADGRRTHTLRGGSYLSIPAALACGFMATVVGEDFAFVDTGFRCCSGCPQGLADCEGACVSLGSDGAHCGACGTSCEPGQRCDNGRCR; encoded by the coding sequence ATGAACCGCCTCGTTTTCCTTTGCAGCGCCTTCGCCCTTTTTGCAGGCTGCGAGGTGCGCAGCTTTCCGTTCTTCGCCGAGACCCCCGACGGCGCTCCCACCCCGCAGCCTCGCCCCGACGGGGGGCTGCGTGAGGGCGGCCCCGTGCTCCCGCCGCCCCCCGACGGCGCAAGCCTCGAGACCGGGGCGCCCGAAGCCGGCACGATCTGCCAGCCGTCGGCCGAGCTGTGCAACGGTGCCGACGACGACTGCGATGGGCTCATTGACGAGGACTTCGACTTCAACACGGACGATTCCCACTGTGGCCGATGCGGCAACGCTTGTGCGCTGCTCAACGGGGCCGCCCGTTGCTCGGTGGGGCGCTGCCGGCTTTCCGCATGCAACCCGGGCTTCGTCGATCTCGACCGGCTCGAGATCAACGGCTGCGAATGCGCCCTCACGGCGGGTGGGCAAGAGCTCTGCGACGGCGTGGACAACGACTGCGACGGCCTCATCGACGAAGACTTCGATCTCGAAGCCGATCCGCTCAACTGCGGAGGGTGTGGCCGTGCCTGTGCCTTCGCCAACGCGGGAGCTCTGTGTGAAAACGCCCGCTGCGTGAGGCAAGCCTGTGTGCCTGGCTTCGTGGATCTGGACGGAGCGCCCCAGAACGGATGCGAGTACGCCTGCACGCCCAGCGCAGGGGGCCTCGACGCCTGTGACGGCCAGGACAACGACTGCGATGGCGCCACGGACGAAAGCGATCCGCTGGCAGGCAGAGCCTGCTTCCCCACCGGGATCGTGGGCTGTGATCCAGGCTCGGGCGCCTGCGGCGGGGGCTGCGCGCTTGGCACGTGGGCCTGCCTGCCCGGTGGCCTCGTTTGCCAGAACGCCAAGCTGCCCGAGCCCGACGTCTGCGACGGCCAGGACAACGACTGCGACGGCGCCACCGATGAAGACTTCGATCTGCAAAACGATCCCCGCTTTTGCGGCGCCTGCACCAACGCGTGCGCGCTGCCGAACGCCATCAACGGCTGCGCCGCCGGAGCCTGCCGTGTGGCCTTTTGCAAAGCCGGTTTCGTGGATCTCGACGCTGCACCGGACAACGGCTGTGAATACGCCTGCAGCCCGGACGGCCCCGAGGTGTGTGATGGCCGCGACAACGACTGCAACGGCAAAACCGACGAAGCCGATCCCGGCCTCCGCTTCCCACCCGAAAACTTTTGTCTGCAAACAGGCGAATGCGGCAAGGGCCAGGGGGGCTCTACGCGCTACCCGGGGTTCGGATCCTATCCCGTGTGCACCACCGCCGGGGACGGGACCGCGCCCGACTGGTACTGCAACTACCCGGCGTCCGTCGAGCTCTTCGCCCCCAATCAGGTGCTGGGGCAAGAGACGTGGTGCGATGGCCTCGACAACGATTGCGACGCCGAGACCGACGAGCACACCCAACCGCGCGTGGGCACCACCTGCAAGGACGAGGGCCTCGGCGCATGCCAGAAGGACGGCGTTTTGCGCTGCCAGGCCGATCGCTTGCTCCGCCCGGCCTGCGACGTCAGCGCCGCCCCCGACCACGTCGTGGTCCACGAGAGCTGCGACGGCCTGGACAACGACTGCGACGGCCTCACCGACGAGCCCTGGGACAACCCACAGGGCAGCAGCCTGCCCGCCTGTCAGGGGGCCCCGTGCCTGGGCGTGCGTGACGACGTCATCCATGTCACCACAGGCGGCAACGACTATTTCATTCACCGCTTCGAGGCGAGCCGCCCCGACGCCACCGCCGACGATCCGGGCAAGCTGGACGGCCGCGCCTGTGCGCTTGGCCCCGCGCACCTGCCGTGGACCTCGGTTTCCTACGACCGCGCGCTCGCCGCCTGTGAGGGCGCGGGCATGCGCCTCTGCCGCACCACCCGCCAAAGCGCCTGCTCGTCGAGCGCCCCTACGGCCGACGAGTGGGGCTTCGCCTGCGCCGCCGGCCTCATCTGCCCTGCGCCGACGGTGCAGCCTTACCCCTACGGCTGCGGCTACACCCCCAACGCCTGCAATGGCCTCGACGCCGCCCGCGCGTCAGCGGCCCCGGTGGGCGCCTTCGCGGCATGCGCCGGCCCCGACCTCGGCGGCGGGGCCCGCGCCTTCGATCTCAGCGGCAACGTGGCCGAGTGGACCACCGACTGCCGGGGTGTGCTGGCGGATGGCCGTCGCACCCATACCTTGAGGGGCGGCTCCTACCTCAGCATTCCCGCCGCCCTCGCCTGTGGCTTCATGGCCACCGTCGTGGGCGAGGACTTTGCCTTCGTGGACACGGGCTTCCGCTGCTGCTCGGGCTGCCCCCAAGGTCTCGCGGACTGCGAAGGCGCTTGCGTGTCGCTCGGCAGCGACGGCGCCCACTGCGGCGCCTGCGGCACGAGCTGTGAGCCCGGACAACGGTGCGACAATGGCCGCTGCCGCTAG
- a CDS encoding DUF2845 domain-containing protein — MKHPGWPRAFGHSFLAFAVAFALLPLLPSWNHPGGPQVAPAWADGMRCGTRLVSDGDNAYQVRSLCGDPDAITSWVEYRSVKVRVGNAWIDRVVEVKHEEWTYDQGSSRLVRFLFFENGRLREVRTGPYGEKH; from the coding sequence ATGAAGCACCCTGGATGGCCGCGCGCGTTCGGGCATTCGTTCCTGGCTTTCGCCGTCGCTTTTGCCCTGCTCCCCCTACTCCCCTCCTGGAACCACCCGGGAGGCCCGCAGGTGGCGCCCGCTTGGGCCGACGGCATGCGCTGTGGCACCCGCCTCGTTTCAGACGGCGACAACGCCTACCAAGTGCGGTCGCTGTGTGGTGATCCCGACGCGATCACCTCGTGGGTCGAGTACCGCTCCGTCAAAGTTCGCGTGGGCAACGCGTGGATCGACCGGGTCGTCGAGGTCAAGCACGAAGAGTGGACCTACGACCAGGGCTCGAGCCGCCTCGTCCGCTTCCTGTTTTTCGAAAACGGACGCCTGCGTGAGGTCCGCACGGGGCCCTACGGCGAGAAGCACTGA